In the genome of Diabrotica undecimpunctata isolate CICGRU chromosome 2, icDiaUnde3, whole genome shotgun sequence, the window ATAGTGTTAGTGTAGATTGTCTTCGTAACAAAGTCGATCACAATAATGTTGAAACGGAGTATAATACTCTATTCCTAACAGTTATTTTTGCTGAGATCTCTTCTTCTACCTGGTTATCATTTGTGCCTCTGTTGGAGAAGAAGGTTACAACGTTCCGTAGACTGTCAACTGgataaataattcaattttaaatgagctaaaaagCAGCAAACGGCTCtccagcaaagtccatctccaacaattaaaatactttagacatgttatgagagcagacacaggaaaggtagaaggctgaagatcacgaggaagatccccaaTAAAATGTATCAGGCAAATTACAGAAATATGCAAAATACTGAAGAAAGAGATCCTATGTGATTCCCACTCACAGATACttaaactcctttactacttcAAAGTCTTGATTATTACCAGTTATGTTCTGTCTAATTCTAGCCCTTCGGTTTTTGATTACTACTATGTGTTTTgtcttttcttcaattattcggAGACCATGTTACCTGCTTCCTCCACGAGTTCTGAAAACACCTCCCGCATGTCTCTTGTAGAACGAAACACTGTAGCTATgtatatcatcagcaaaggctAACACCAGTTTTGAACCTTGAATGAACAACATCGGAGACAAGAGGTCTCCTTGTCTGAGTCTTAATGTTATAATAAATGGCGTTGATGTACTGTTTCCTATCTTTACCTGTACACATAAGTGTATCAGACACATTTGTGTTAGCTCcactaattttcttggtattctCATTTCTAACATTTCTAGCCATAGCCTGCTCAGCTTATTGGTAGAATTATATTGGGTAACGATATTCTCGAGAGAGTAGCAACCTATAAACCTCTTGGTGGCTGTTGTTTTATATATACACTGAGACAAAATTGACAAGATTTGATGTGaatattcttttttttctttaaattaatgTGGACAAAATCCTAAATACACCTTTTAATCATTGCGTCTAACAGTTCAACTTCGGTAAATAGAGATAATGTACGTGAAGCTTTCAAACTGTTGATATGTAGCATGCTTTTTTCCTCTTTGGAAGCCATGAGCTATTAGCTCCTTGTCCATATTCGGTAAGATGTTATACGTATCAAGCCAAATAATTAAACGCAATGTAGATATTAACTTCATCAAGAAGAGAAAATTTAAGTATAATCGGGTGTGTTACGAGAAAAAAAATACCTATGTgtaaatcgatggaaaaattaaaggcaaactATTATAGGGCggaatgaaataaaataatgagTAAAGAATTTACTCTGATGGTATGAAGCATGTGGTTACCATTCCGAGGAAATTTAGATAAAGCAAAGATCGTAAAATTAGTTTTCAACGTTATAGAGGGAGATGACACTTAGATTAGTATAAAACTACCTTTTTTGTaccatttattatttattttttaagtgaaaaaaattctgagcaaaattttcaatattttcaggAAACTTCCCTACTTTGGAGATCCGTCTCAAAGACCTCGTGAACGTCGTGAGGGAGAAACTAGAGGCTGATACCTCTGCTGGGGGAGCGGGTATGAAGGTAAAGGACATCCGATTAAATGGTGGCGCCGCTTCCCACGTTCTGGCCACCGAAAGCCAACCCTACAACGATCTGGATCTTATCTTCGGAGTGGAGTTGTCCAGTATGCGGAATTTCGACAGAGTCAAAAGTGCAGTTCTCAGCTCTTTATACGAGGTAAGTTAAtagaaatttaataataatctATGTTTCGGTCGCTTAACTTCATGGTCGGGATTTTAATAGATCGGTATGAAAGGTCAAGAGTAAAAAGGACTTTCCAAAGgcaaaaaaaaactgaacaaatttGTTAATCAGTCGCTGATTTCATTTTCGAGTAGAGTAATTAGGTACATTCTACAGTAAAAATTTGTATCCAGAACGTACCTGAGAACGTATCTAGAATGTACCTACATACGTAGAGGGGAATATTCAACCATAAAATAGAACCAATGATGTAATATACTAAGTATGGaacctatgaataaatatttacGTCAAAAGTAGCTGATAACAATGGCCGAATCTTTTCCGGAATATCAGTGGTGTAcgaaaaaaattcttttggtacattcatatattatgtaaaataattatttaatttcgtTGTAATTTACATTTGAATAAAAGATATATTGAGGTGtaacattgtaaaattaaaaaattattatttttgttacataaaaacatatattttacaTATATTTGTACATATTGAAATAATATCATAATACTCCAGAACACGGGGTCCACCTTGGGCACCAGATACCTTGCCGACCATCGCTATcttaatattcgtgttcagcgaccaaAAAAAACTATAAGTTATAACTTTTGACTGATTTATAATGAAACTAACATAAAAGTTCAGAAGACGGGGCCCGCCCTAGGGACCAAGTAGCTCGAGGACCGTTGTCGTTATCTCATATTCGTGTTAACCGACCTTGAAAACCCTTGAATAACAAAATTGAACTCATTCCTGTGGatgttttcaaattttttattctcTGAGCATTTGGAAATGCATTTTTCGTATGCGCAAAATGCAATTTTcaccatgaattttgttcacaaactttccTGGCACTTCCTACCACCATGAATTGTGTTTACAAACTGGCCTGACACTTTTCTCGAATCAGATGCAAAAAGTTGCATAGGTTGATAATTTAAGTGCTTTTTAGTGCTTCATTGCCTTgtcttaataaaatatttataaaatatctagAATATACCTACATACGTAGATAGAGTATGTACGTTCTATATATGTTATTGTTGAATGTTTCCATTACCTATGTAGATACATACTAGATATCCCTAAACCATCAGTTACTTTCTAGACCCATATATCCTCAGGTATATTTtggatacaaattttattatataatgtAAATAATTACTGTCCTTTGTCGGCTTAACAGCATTCCTTTATTCTGTCCCAATAACTAATCGCTGTGCTTGATCGAATATTCTGAAGTTCACCTACAAACAATCTCTGAACTTCGGAACTTCAAACAGTGAGGTTAAACTACTCAAAAAAAAGAGATCATAAACTAACAGATGTTAATCTATAGATAAAAATAGCTCCCTTATGCTATATATGACTACACAGTAATATATGTCGTGGTCAGTTTCAACACCTTTCGGGTTGGATTCTTAATAACTGGCACTATATCAGCTTTTATCATGATTAAAAATGACCaatctaatttttataattttgttttcttcattcCAGATGCTACCAGAGGGCGTAAATCGAAAACGAATCTCCACCTGCAGTCTGAAAGAAGCATACGTAAGCAAAATGGTGAAAGTGAACCAGAACATTGGCGGTGACAGGTGGTCGTTAATATCCTTGGGTAATTCCCGCGGTCGCGGTGTCGAACTCAAGTTTGTCGATTGCATGCGTCGCCAGTTCGAATTTTCGGTCGATTCTTTCCAGATTATCTTAGATTCGCTGCTACTTTTCTATAAATGCAGTGAGTTACCAATTAGTGAGAACTTTTATCCGACCGTAGTTGGAGAATCTGTTTACGGAGACTTCCAAGAAGCCTTGTACCACCTTCAGAAGAAACTTATCTCAACGAGGCATCCTGAAGAAATTCGAGGAGGTGGTCTATTGAAGTATTGTAACCTTTTAGTCAAAAACTACAAACCGGCTAGGCCAGACTACATCAAGAGTTTGCAGAGGTGAGTAAACCAGATTTTTTTCATAATAATTCATCGAATTGTATCATTGTATTAAGACCAAAACGGAAAATTTAAACTAATCAATAATGAACTGAACAGTAACAGCTTTTATCAGGAGTTTTTATAGCTTTACATCATTCTACTGGAATTACTTTTCCGTTGTGCGATCGGGTACTTTTGAGAATTTGTTAATTAAGAAATTATCCATGTCTGTTTGTTTAGATTTCTTATCGACATCATTCATATCTTGTTATGTAGAAGATACCTTTCTTCAGCTTTTATATTGTAATTTTGAAGCTATAGAACCAGTTCATAACAACCGACGTTCACTTTTGATTCCGTATTTATTCGATAAATGGTGCACTTTCCTTTGAGTAGATTCCTCACTATATTTGCTCCTCTGCACGTTAATGAGATCTGGATctgttgttttattgtttttcgtTCTTATCAAGTCGAAGTTGACCAATGTGATCAGGAGCATAAAAAATGTATCAGGAACTTATGAAATTTTATGAAGTTAACTTTGTTCAACTATCCTGGCGAGCGGAAATTGTTTATTGATTAGTAATATTGGCAGAACGAGAAAAGTGGTTATActtaattgccaatatctttgcGGAAACATGTAGTTtaggaaataaaaaatttaaaatgcttTCTAACAAAACATGAATGATTTGCACAACATATTATTTGGCCGCAACATATAATTTTcccttttatttattattgataaaTTCAAGGCTAGGAAATTGTTGGGTTTCATGTTTCGTTATGAAAAAATACCTTTTAGACAATAATACGTTTAGGGAAATTGCTATGTTTTCTTACATAATGGTATTAAGGTTTCCTGCAGTTTTCCAACGTTAGGGTAGCAAATAGTCCGTAATGTTTTCACCTAGGTA includes:
- the LOC140435127 gene encoding terminal nucleotidyltransferase 5C isoform X2; this encodes MQLKEYLYKCGIEDDSDDDELGAMKDLTINDYINTSVNTKQQNDLESQQRLAVLSFEQVNRLNEVMDEVVFIHGRGNFPTLEIRLKDLVNVVREKLEADTSAGGAGMKVKDIRLNGGAASHVLATESQPYNDLDLIFGVELSSMRNFDRVKSAVLSSLYEMLPEGVNRKRISTCSLKEAYVSKMVKVNQNIGGDRWSLISLGNSRGRGVELKFVDCMRRQFEFSVDSFQIILDSLLLFYKCSELPISENFYPTVVGESVYGDFQEALYHLQKKLISTRHPEEIRGGGLLKYCNLLVKNYKPARPDYIKSLQRYMCSRFFIDFPDISQQKGKLENYLWNHFVEPDEEALRHQYLMLLHDVVEESTVCLMGHERRQTLQLIKNLAWQVLYQDQQRMMTQQPPPLVYANGIVYAPIIQTNCYCTCNTTWMPQCCS